The Lates calcarifer isolate ASB-BC8 linkage group LG19, TLL_Latcal_v3, whole genome shotgun sequence genomic interval CACAGGGCAAACTCTGGGTGTGTCAGTCACTGAAACTGTTGTAACTGTGTGGACAGGGGCCTTTctaaaagagagagggggggggggggggtatttgGTGTGACCCAATGATGCTGTCTAGGAGGTCAGATGCCTAGCTAACTGATCCTCCCTAGGAGCTGCAACTGTACCAGTGAGATGACAGGACACAGATTAACACATGCATATAGACATACACAGAACCTCTGTGACCTCTCCTGGTCGGACACTGTTACTGACACACACCttaaatcaaacaaacacatttggGTGACCTCCTCTGGCCTGCActcaccaccacacacacacacacacacacacacacacacacacacacacacacacacacttctttgtCAATCTGTTGAAGGCTCATCATGTGTTCAACTACTGCAGGAGGTGGACACTCCATCTGTGCATCCATCTTTCCTTTACATCTGATagagagatggacagacagCTAAGCATTTGACCATCATGCCtgagcgcgcgcacacacataaattCTGACATAGAGACACAGGCAGTGGGGTTCTACAAAGTCTCACTCAGTTGGAGTCAGATGGAGCCAGGGAAGGACAGCATCTGGccacacagacaggaggacagagagaaagatggataGATAGGCAGACAGATTTATTGAGAGACCGATGGACAGACGGATGGATACGTAACCAGGCAAACATCAACAGAAGGACCAACTGCTCCATCAGCTTGTCATCCAGGTACACTGAAGGGGGAGACATTGCCAGGTTAGTGCCAGTCTGCTGACCTTTGCCACTCCAGAAGGATTGTGAAATCGTCTGTCATCTGTCCAGCCACCTATTCACTCTGGAAGGACTGAAAGACAAGTCCTGCAGTTATCAAGTCATCTGATCACCATTCATGTGTTTGTCCAACTATCTATCTGTCCAGAACTAAATAACATCCATCTATTTGGCTTACTCAAATCAAGACTCAAAATCAAGTTTTTACCTCATCCATTATGTAACTATTCAGAGAGATGGCAAAATCTGCCTTTCACCTGTGTCTCCCTCTATCCGTTTTATCAATCAGGACCAACTGATAGATGTCTGGCCctcatttttttcatccaaCTTTTCCTCCCATGCTAAGACATTCATGCCCTTCATGCCATCCTTCCCTCATCATGCTGCCTAAGAAAGTTGCTGTGTACCCGGCAGAGGATGAGCTGGTGAGCCTGTCCACTGTCTACGACCTCTTGGATGAACAACAGCACTACTATAAGGAGCTCatccagcagcaggagaggaacTACAGAGCCTTCCTACAGATGTTGATGGACACATCTTCCAGCCGCATGGACAGCCTGGTCAGAGAGATGCAGGACCTGAGGAACTGCCTGCAGAGGACCAAGGCCGAGCTGGCTGAGGTTAAAAAACAGGGCGTCCAGAACAGCAAGCGGGCAGAGTGCCTGGCTGAAGGCTTGGTGATGGTGCGGGGGGCGCTGGATGGCCTCACCATCAAAGCAGGAGTAACTGGGGGAGGTACAAGAGGGAGAGGTGTGGATCTGAAGCAGCGCAGCGGTGGTAGTGGGTTAAGACTGgatggaggaggacgaggaggtggaggcagagggggaggCACGAAGAAACCAGAACCGAAAGCGGTGAAGCTAGTGGCAGACCTCACAGATATTCACTTTGAAGATATAAAGGTTGTACACAGATATGCACAAAGAATGAATGGGCTCACTGAACTTAAAGCATCACTTGGTGGTGTATTGGTGTTAATGTATGGCTTGAACATAGACAAAAACCATGTTTTTTGGGGTGGTATGGATGTGATTCATAGtagaaattattttgttttactagatgtttttattagtgtgcCAGGGTAGTTAGTcccaaagctgaaaaaataatcatgtcTGATGGTTGCATCACTCTCACATCAAGTGTTTATTGGTTCACATGCTCATTTAATGGAGCCTGCCTCCATTTCTTGTATGATCACTTGCTCTCATCTGACTTGTAATTGTTGCTCAAGTgtgatgatgctgttgttgatTGGCCGTTGGCAAGGAAATAGGGTTTTTAATGTCTTGGAAGTAAATGAGAAATATAATCTAGAAGGATTGAATAAAAGCCTGTCACTGTTCAAATCCTAACTCACCCCCCCATTTccttctgtatttgtttttttaggcTGACCAACTAACAGAAGAGCAGATTGCAGGTAAGGTGGCAGTAGACACATTATACATCTTAgcattaaatacacattttcttgCTCCTGTTTACACTGTTATATGTGCTGTTGctaatattttctctttcattctttcctcCAccctctgtatttttgtttttgtccccTTTTCATTTTGCCTGTCCAGAGTTCAAGGAGGCCTTCTCCCTGTTTGATAAGGACGGAGATGGGACCATCACCACTAAGGAACTGGGCACCGTCATGAGGTCACTGGGTCAAAACCCAACTGAGGCTGAGCTCCAAGACATGATTAATGAGGTGGACGCAGATGGTAAGCTAGCTTCTCCTCGACTTGGAGAAAGATTTATTTGTTAAACTTGTCTAATTTATCAGTATTGATGAGTTTTGTGGATATCTTATATCTGACCTTTTCACTCCTAGGCAACGGGACCATTGACTTCCCAGAGTTCCTGACGATGATGGCGAGGAAGATGAAGGACActgacagtgaggaggagatcAGGGAGGCATTCAGGGTTTTTGATAAGGTAGgcctcagtgtgtatgtgtgtgtcttgtttgtttgtgtgttttgtttgttttgttaggGCGAGGTGATAAAAATAATTGATTCTGAGTTTCATAGCAGTTTAGCACTATTACACAAAATTCCCTAATCTGAATTCAGTGATTGTTTAAGTTGTGTAGAGGACTACTTAGGTCTGTCTGGTTCGACTGACTTTAGATGAATGACTCTGTCTGTTGTATAACATGTATGACAGACTGAAAcgctgtatgtgtgtttaaccGGCCACTTGTCTGTCTCTTTGCCAGGATGGTAATGGTTACATTAGTGCAGCTGAGCTGCGTCACGTGATGACCAACCTGGGAGAGAAGCTGACAGATGAGGAAGTAGACGAGATGATCAGAGAAGCCGACATTGACGGAGATGGGCAGGTCAATTATGAAGGTACAGGAGATCAGAGCCTTGAAAATAATGTGAACCACACTAATACAGTTGCATGCGTAAAGGAACATATAGCTATGCATACACACATCCTGTTCGTCACCATTTGTATTATAATTAATTCCTGTGTATGGAACAAAGCTAAATCTGAGAAACACTGACTGTAGACAGATGCTCTGTAGTCATTCTGTGTCCAGTGGTGTCTAATGGCTAATTTCTCTAAGTCTTATCAGtcacatttttattgtgttacagTACACAAGTTAAACACTTTTCTTAAtggattgttattgtttttttccccccacagaATTTGTTCAGATGATGACCGCCAAATGAACTGGGCTCACAGTCAAGACAGAGAAGAATCAGTCAAATGTTTCACTTACCTCTTACTGCAAAAATCTACATTTATTCATACTGTTCTGTATAGACAACTTAAACTGAATGTtggaaaactgaaaatctgtCCATATAAACAAGCTCAAAAAaggtaaaagacaaaaagaaaaaaacctaaatgaatCTGCATGTACTGGCTTGTATTCCTCGCCCCCGCCCCCCAGCGTTGAGCTGCCCAATCAGATCTCAACTCTTTAGCCAAGCAGCCACTCTGCAGCCGGCTGGTTTGGCTACTGCTCCTCTGCTTCCTGGTTCCATCTGCCTGATGTCATGATAATTATTTGGGCTGGCCAATCGCCTTTCTTCtatgacttcctgttttctttttttctgttcttcatgCATGCAGCTTTAGATGGGTTACTGTCGAGAGCCCAATGGCAGAAGGCTGTTGTTGGGCCTCAGGTTGACCTGAGACccactgagaggaggaggaggagggaggggttaGGTGACAGATGGATGGGAGTGAGTGAACCAGCGGAACCTTTGCAGTTTGCTTACCTAAATGAAATTAGTGATGACAGAGatatttttaagaaaaatattaaaatggaaTAAATAAGAACTCATTTTAGACTCTGTGTTTCTGGCATGTCAGGATACTCGCTTTATCCTTTGTGTGTTTACCTTTTTTGAGGGTGAAGCCTGGGTGGGGCATAGATTCGAGCCCCTTGGGCGGTGGGTGTGTCTTACTTT includes:
- the calm1a gene encoding calmodulin-1a is translated as MADQLTEEQIAEFKEAFSLFDKDGDGTITTKELGTVMRSLGQNPTEAELQDMINEVDADGNGTIDFPEFLTMMARKMKDTDSEEEIREAFRVFDKDGNGYISAAELRHVMTNLGEKLTDEEVDEMIREADIDGDGQVNYEEFVQMMTAK